One segment of Gadus chalcogrammus isolate NIFS_2021 chromosome 8, NIFS_Gcha_1.0, whole genome shotgun sequence DNA contains the following:
- the LOC130387629 gene encoding C-C chemokine receptor type 3-like — protein MADEQEENTSVPDYVDDEHVELCSASNVNQLGSAIIPYFYYINFLLSYLGNWLVLFIIVKLEKVNSVTNIFLINLVTSNILFASSFPFLAKYHSSEWIFGTVLCKLVSSAHLIGFYSSILFLTLMTFDRYLAVVHAVSAAKSRKRAYAIGASLIVWFISVLASLNELVFKGVWKDSEHGLMCEETGYHADVIKQWKLVSYYMQFLLFFLLPLFMVMYCYTCITVRIMSTRMREKWRSVKLIFIIMFTFFVCWTPYNIVILLKAIQISTTDDANRKCDQVEALNYALYVTRNIAFLYCCISPMFYSFVGKRFQNHFRKLLLKYLPRLARHFRPASLSSKSTSQRTSHTNDF, from the coding sequence ATGGCGGATGAGCAGGAGGAAAACACAAGCGTTCCAGATTATGTGGATGACGAGCACGTCGAACTCTGCTCTGCATCAAACGTCAACCAATTGGGCTCGGCCATCATTCCTTATTTCTACTACATCAACTTCCTCCTGAGTTACTTAGGCAACTGGCTTGTTTTGTTCATCATCGTCAAGCTTGAGAAGGTCAACAGCGTCACCAACATCTTCCTCATCAATCTGGTCACCTCCAACATCCTGTTTGCATCCAGCTTCCCCTTCCTGGCCAAATACCATTCCTCAGAGTGGATCTTCGGCACGGTGCTTTGCAAGTTGGTCAGCAGTGCCCATCTGATTGGTTTCTACAgttccatcctcttcctcaccctgaTGACCTTTGACCGCTACCTGGCCGTGGTGCACGCGGTGTCCGCTGCcaagagcaggaagagggcgtACGCCATCGGGGCGTCGTTGATCGTTTGGTTCATCAGTGTGCTGGCCAGTCTCAATGAGCTGGTGTTCAAAGGCGTGTGGAAGGACAGCGAGCACGGCCTGATGTGTGAGGAGACAGGATACCACGCCGACGTCATCAAACAGTGGAAACTGGTCAGCTACTACATGcagttcctcctcttcttcctgctgCCCCTCTTCATGGTGATGTACTGCTACACCTGCATCACCGTGCGGATCATGTCCACTCGCATGAGGGAGAAATGGCGCTCGGTGAAGCTGATATTCATCATCATGTTCACCTTCTTCGTTTGCTGGACTCCCTATAACATCGTGATCCTGCTGAAGGCCATTCAGATCTCCACAACCGACGATGCAAACCGGAAGTGCGATCAGGTCGAGGCGTTGAACTATGCGTTGTACGTGACCAGAAACATAGCGTTCTTGTATTGTTGCATCAGCCCCATGTTTTACTCCTTTGTGGGTAAGCGGTTTCAGAATCACTTCAGGAAGCTGTTGTTGAAGTACTTGCCTCGTCTGGCACGTCACTTCAGACCCGCTAGTCTGAGCAGCAAGTCCACCTCACAAAGGACGTCCCACACAAACGACTTTTAA
- the LOC130387622 gene encoding C-C chemokine receptor type 3-like, with protein MINVSSSSNEKLFTHPLLHIRKSTLVQAITMAYEDDYEYKKYLEMLNNIENTSYPFYEVDELVPNCFSANVTKFASDIIPYFYYINFLLSYLGNWLVLFIIVKLEKVNSVTNIFLINLVTSNILFASSFPFLAKYHSSEWIFGTVLCKLVSSAHLIGFYSSILFLTLMTFDRYLAVVHAVSAAKSRKRSYAIGASLIVWFISVLASLNELVFKGVWKDSEQGLMCEETGYHADVIKQWNLVSYYMQFLLFFLLPLFMVMYCYTCITVRIMSTRMREKWRSVKLIFIIMFTFFVCWTPYNIVILLKAIQISTADDANRKCDQVVALNYALYVTRNIAFLYCCISPMFYSFVGKRFQSHFRKLLLKNMPCLARHFRPASLSSKSTAQRTSHTNDL; from the exons ATGATCAATGTGTCTTCTTCAAGCAATGAAAAG CTCTTCACTCATCCACTCCTTCACATACGGAAATCAACATTG GTTCAAGCAATAACCATGGCGTATGAGGATGATTATGAGTATAAAAAATACTTGGAAATGCTTAACAACATAGAAAACACAAGCTATCCATTTTACGAGGTTGACGAGCTCGTCCCAAACTGCTTTTCAGCAAACGTCACCAAATTTGCCTCGGACATCATTCCTTATTTCTACTACATCAACTTCCTCCTGAGTTACTTAGGCAACTGGCTTGTTTTGTTCATAATCGTCAAGCTTGAGAAGGTCAACAGCGTCACCAACATCTTCCTCATCAATCTGGTCACCTCCAACATCCTGTTTGCATCCAGCTTCCCCTTCCTGGCCAAATACCATTCCTCAGAGTGGATCTTCGGCACGGTGCTTTGCAAGTTGGTCAGCAGTGCCCATCTGATTGGTTTCTACAgttccatcctcttcctcaccctgaTGACCTTTGACCGCTACCTGGCCGTGGTGCACGCGGTGTCCGCTGCCAAGAGCAGGAAGAGGTCGTACGCCATCGGGGCGTCGTTGATCGTTTGGTTCATCAGTGTGCTGGCCAGTCTCAATGAGCTGGTGTTCAAAGGCGTGTGGAAGGACAGCGAGCAGGGCCTGATGTGTGAGGAGACAGGATACCACGCCGACGTCATCAAACAGTGGAATCTGGTCAGCTACTACATGcagttcctcctcttcttcctgctgCCCCTCTTCATGGTGATGTACTGCTACACCTGCATCACCGTGCGGATCATGTCCACTCGCATGAGGGAGAAATGGCGCTCGGTGAAGCTGATATTCATCATCATGTTCACCTTCTTCGTTTGCTGGACTCCCTATAACATCGTGATCCTGCTAAAGGCCATTCAGATCTCCACAGCCGACGATGCAAACCGGAAGTGCGATCAGGTCGTGGCGTTGAACTATGCGTTGTACGTGACCAGAAACATAGCGTTCTTGTATTGTTGCATCAGCCCCATGTTCTACTCCTTTGTGGGTAAGCGGTTTCAGAGTCACTTCAGGAAGCTGTTGTTGAAGAACATGCCTTGTCTGGCACGTCACTTCAGACCCGCTAGTCTGAGCAGCAAGTCCACCGCACAAAGGACGTCCCACACAAACGACTTATAA